Genomic DNA from Chlorocebus sabaeus isolate Y175 chromosome 6, mChlSab1.0.hap1, whole genome shotgun sequence:
CTGCCCGGCCGCCAGAGCGCGCCCGCGGTCCGTGAGGGGAGGTGGACCCGACGACAGAGCCCTGTGGAAGCCTCTCCGTAGCTCTTTGCAATCCCTTAGCACTTTAAAATTGCTTTGCTAGTCCTGAGTTTCTGCGACCCACTTGTGACTCTGGGGTGGAGCTGGGAGAGGGGAGACAAGATAAATGGGGCAGAGAAATTAACACACACCAAGCAGGCCAGGtagagaaactgaagttcagagagaccAGGAATTGAGTTTGGCCAAAATGTAACCGCGAGTAGGCTCATAACCGCGAGTAGGCTCAAATTCCGTCTCTTGCTCctgtaaactgaggctggagccaaaccgggaacgaagacacaaggcaaatggcagtgagaatagccttttATTAGGGCTTGCGGGCGAGGTTCCTCAGTCCAAAGGTGTGGGCCGAGGAAGTCGCGCTGAGGAGGGAGGGTAGGGGCTTTTTATAGCcggagaggtagggaagctggttgtgcaaacagggcctgggggggcttgaaactactagggcaggagttgagtaagggtcatgaggaaggggtctttggaaactgtcaacCGAAATTGGTGTTTACcaacttgtggaatgcaggtgagctgcaggtcataGGGGAGTGTGGTTACCCAGCCAGAACTCTGACGCATGTAAGCCTGCGGGTGTgtacaagggtgaagggagtctttaacaaaaggcctgcTACGTGGGTAACGCCGCCATGTTGGGTCTATATTCCTGCCTAACAGCTCGTGCCAGTGCCTCCCCCTGGATTGCTGACCTGCTCCCCACTTTtgcaatattatttattaattttatttagaaattaggTTCAGTGTGCCAATTTGTTTTAGGCACTATACTTTAGATTTTGTGCATTTACTATTTCTCAGTGTCGTCATCAGTAAAAATGGCGGTATTAGGTGTCTAAGGATGGTTACACTGGATCTGACTGTGGAGAGGGAAAAGCAAATGCTTTTGGGGCAGTTTGGGTAGGAGTAGTTGACCACAGAGTCCATTTCCTAAAAGGCATCCCCACAGCGACCCCGCTGGCACCTAAATCCCAGTGCGTGATGCACCTCCCCTGCTCTAACACCTCCCCTGGGTTCCCATTGTCCCATAAgactcctcccacctcccaccccatctCCTTTGCCCTCCCTCTCATCCTTCCGTTAGCTCTCAGCTCAGGTCGCATCAGCCCCATCTTACAAATTGTCAGGCGCAGTCTTGCCTCAGGGAGTTCCCCCAGGAATTTCCCAGGTTTTTCCATGGccagctccctcccttccttcaggCCTTGCCCTAAATATCCCTTCCTCAGAGAGATTCTCCCAgatccccccacccccgccaccagGCAAAATGGACACGTCCTTCTCcaggcttctttctttctttctttctccttccttccttccttccttccttccttcctccctccctccctccttttttttttttgagacacggtcttgctctgtcttccaggctggagttcagtggcgcgatctaggctcactacaacctccgcctcccgggttcaagcgattctcctgctcctgcctcagcctcccaagtagctgggaatacaggcacgtgccactgcgcccggctaatttttttttttttttttctttagtagagacggggtttcacccatgtgtgccaggctggtcttgaactcctgacctcaggtgatccaaccgcctcagcctcccaaagtgctgggattacaggtgtgagccaccacagccggcccatctttcttttttttcttttgtaatatcaAGTTGCTTTAACATTTTGTGGACCTGTTTAGTTTTGGACTCCCCCATGGCTTCGATGTCCAGAGGTGAAGTTCCTGCACCTGGAACGGCGTTTGGCCCTTAGAAGAAGAGGCTCAATATAACCATGTATTGTCAGTGTTGGGGGAGGCGTTGGAAGGTGCCAAAGGCACCTTAATTAACCTTCCACTGATAAAGAACCAGGCCTGTCACGCCTTCCCGACCAGGCTTGTCACACTTTCCTAAGTGTGAGAAGAAAGCCTCTTCCTTCATACTGACATAACTTAGGGGTGTAGATCAAGTGAATTTCAATCCAGAACAAGCCACGTCTTCGGCAAGGTGACTTCTGGTGTCTCCAAGGCACCCCGCCACGGAGTACAGTGCCCAGAACTGTACAGCTTCTATTGTTCTAACATTCCATAACTTTTAGATGTGCGCATTCTCAAGTATTGAGGTCCTACTGTGCGCCACAGCTGGTACCACACAGTAGGATGAGACAGAAAGGGCTCTGGTTGCACGGGGCTCAAAGCGGAAAATCACATGAAAGATTATTATCCtggctggtcgcagtggctcatgcctgtgatcccaacccTTTGGAAGGCTAagataggaggatctcttgaggccaggtgtttgagagcagcctgggcaacatgatgagaccccatctctatagaaaataaaaatattcgcTGGCCGTGGTGGCATATTCATCCTCCCATTCAAggggctcacttgagcccagaagttggaggctgcagtgagctatgatagcgccactgcactccagccagcctgggcaaaggagcctgtctcttaaaaaataataataaaggccaggcatagtggctcacgcctgtaaccttagcactttgggaggccgagccgggcagatcacctaaggtcaggagttcgagaccagcctgaccaacatggcgaaaccctgtctctactaaaaacacaaaaattagctgggcgtggtggcgcatgcctgtaatcccagctacttgggaggctgaggcaggagaatcacttgaccccaggaggcagaggttgcaatgagccaagatcatgccatcgcactccagcctgggctacagagcgtgactccatctcaaactaaataaataataataataaaggtcaGGCAttgtagctcatgcctataatcccagcacttcaggaggctgaggtgggcagatcacttgaggtcaggagttcaagaccagcctggctaacatggtgaaaccccatctaaaaattacccaggcatggtggcatgcgcctgtaatcccagctacttgggaggctgaggcaggagaatcacttgaacctggaaggcggaggttgcagtgagctgagatcatgctactgcactctagcctgggtgacagagtaagactctgtctcaaaagtaataacaataataataataatgatcctAATCATAACTAAAAGATGTGCCTGGGGTTGAAACAGGGTTGTGGAGGCCCACAGCCTGGGTGATCAAAGAGGGCTTCTCAGAGGTGCTGTTATTTAAACAAAGCTCTGAAGCTTCAGAAGGAAAGAGTTGAatgaaaaagagagggaaaggtgttctgggcagagggaacagcatatgcaaaggtgAGGAGGTGAATATAAAGTGAGGAAGAAACAAGTAGCCCTGGACCACTGTCAGCTAGCAGTTGGCCTGGCAGTCACAGCTAAGCTGTGGAGTTTTTTGATTGACCAAACCAATTTCATGGAATGTCCACATCAGACAGTGACACTTGGccatagaaaaacaaaacccttccGTAATCGAGTCTTAGCACAGGTGAATACAAGAGCATTGTCCAAACCACAAAAATGGCCAAACCTCCCCATCTCCTGGCCAAAGGGTGTGACTGCTAGTTTTCGCCAATTCCCAGCAGGTTCCCTTGCCTTCTAGGTAAAAGGATTATTaaaggccgggcgccgtggctcacgcctgtaatcccagcactttgggaggctgaggcaggcagatcatgaggtcaggagattgaaatcatcctggctaacacagtgaaaccccgtctctactaaaaatacaaaattagccgggcgtggtggcgggcgcctgtagtctcagctactcgggaggctgaggcaggagaatggtgtgaacccgggaggcggagcttgcagtgagcagagatccggccactgcactccagcctgggcgacagagcgagactctgtctcagaaaaaaaaaaaaaaaaaaaaaaagattattaaaatactTAGAGAATTGTCCCCACTAGCTGTTTGCAGGCAATCCAAGGCAGAATCCCACTCCCTTGAACTCTCCTGAAATCACCCCACAGTCGCCCTAGTTCTGTAACAtgctctttctcattttctctttctgagatAAACAGAACCCCTTCCGGTGTTTCTTCCTTCAATGGTTTAATCCATAAACCCAGCTAGGTTTCACTGCAGCTGTTTTTCTGGTGATATTTGACATCAACAGGACTGGACGTCCTACTGAGATTGGGCTGAGACCCTCCCTACCACCAGTCAGTAACCTGGACTCAGCAAAAGTGTGCACATCtgaggtcgggcgcggtggctcgtggctgtaatcccagcactttgggaggtcaaggcaggcaggtcacctgaggtcaggagttgaagaccaacctggccaacagtgtgaaaccccgtctctactaaaaatacaaaaagtaactgggcacggtggtgtgcgcctgtaatcccagctactcgggaggctgaggcaggaggattgcttgaacccgggaggcagaggttacaatgagctgagactacaccactgaactccagcctgggtgatagagcaagagtctgtctcaaaaaaaaaaaaaaaaaaaaaaagtgtgcacgTCTGAGAACTTTGTGTCTCTATCTGCTTAAGGTGATTCTGCCTATGGCTGGAAGGTAAGTTAATGCTGAATGGAGTTTCGGTTATGATCTCATTAGGGCCCTTCCATGCAGGGTTTATTTCATTTGCTATTCTAGGAATGAGTTTCTccggggtttttttttggttttctgatcaGTCACTCTGTTCCTTGGTTAAATTGTTTTCTCTCTCGATACCTCCTCCTGTGGTCTGTCTCTTGTGCAGGCCTGTATGAGTTTCTGGTGGCTGCAGtagcaaatgaccacaaactaGTGGTTTTGAGAACAAcagaaattggctgggcgcggtggcttatgcctgtaatcccagcactttgaaaggccaaggcaggtggatctcctgaggtcaggagttcgagactagcctgaccaacatggtgaaatcctatctttactaaaaatccaaaaattagccaggcatggtggtgtatgcctgtaatcccagctactcaggaggctgaggcagaagaatctctttaacctggaaggcagaggttgcagtgagccaagatagtgccactgcattacagcctgggagacagagcaagactctgtctcaaaaaaaaaaaaaaaaaaaaaaaaaaagccaggcacggtggctcaagcctgtaatcccagcactttgggaggccgagacgggtggatcacaaggtcaggagatcgagaccatcctggctaacacagtgaaaccccgtctctcctaaaaaatacaaaaaactagctgggcgaggtggtgggcgcctgtaatcccagctcggaggctgaggcaggagaatggcgtgaacccgggaggcggagcttgcagtgagctgagatctggtcactgcactccagcctgggcgacagaccgagactccatctcaaaaaaaaaaaaaaaaaaaaggaaactgcaaATCAATTCTCTCATAGTCCTGGAGGCTttaagtctaaaatcaaggtctcactttgttgcccagggagGAGTGgagttgtgcaatcttggctcactgcagtcttgacctcctgggctcaagtgatcctcctgcctcagcctcccaagtagctggaactacaggcctcACCGCCAagtccagctacttttttttttttttttttttgagatggagtcttgctctgtcaccaggctggagtgcagtgctgcgatcttggctcactgcaacctctgcctcctgggttcaagtgattctccttgtcCTCAGTGGGAGGTACCATTGGAGAGGGACATGTTtggtcttggttttgtttttttgagacaggatctgcctccatcacccaggttggagtgctgcagtgtgatcatggctcactgcaacctctgcctcctgggctcaagcagttctcctgcctcagcctcccgagtaactgggactacaggtgtgcaccaccacgcccagctgatttttgtatttttagcagagacggggtttcaccatgttggccaggatgatcttgatctctcgacctcgtgattcacctgtctcagcctcccagagtgctgggattacaggtgtgagccactgcgcctggccaatttttgtatatatttttttaatttttatttttatttatttatttttttattttattttttttttttgagacggagtctcgctctgtcgcccaggctggagtgcagtggcgcaatctcggctcactgcaagctccgcctcccgggttcacgccattctcctacctcagcctcccgagtagctgggactacaggcgcccgccactgcgcccggctaatttttttctattttttaatagagacggggtttcaccatggtctcgatctcctgaccttgtgatccgcccgcctcggcctcccaaagtgctgggattacaggcgtgagccaccgcgcccggccttaatttttattttttaccagtcATCTTTTATTTGGAGGTTAATTCCCATTAGGACATGAAAGGATTCAGCAACGATCGAGATTGTGTTCCTCACGGAGGGGCTCGGGCCAAGGTCATGGGGTCAGGGGGTGGTGCAGAGTGTGTCCTCTTCAGTGGTATTTACGGAGCCGCTCGTGCTTGAGATGCTTGTAGGAAAGGCAGTAGTTGAAGAGCACGTAGCATGCCAGCACCATGGTAATCCCCGAGATGCTCCCCTTTCTCACGTTAATGTACTTGTTGTAGTACTGATAGTAACCTCTTCGAAATGCTCCGAAAATGCCACTAGGGCTGAAGTCCCACATCAAGATCCAGCTTGGCAGCTCCCCCAGTTTGACCTCCAGAAGTTTCTTGTCCTTCACTGGTACAACTGACGCCATCTTGGAGTCCTGGTGTCcgcagtcaatttttgtattttttgtaga
This window encodes:
- the LOC103234158 gene encoding ATP synthase subunit f, mitochondrial-like isoform X2, which translates into the protein MASVVPVKDKKLLEVKLGELPSWILMWDFSPSGIFGAFRREHERLRKYH
- the LOC103234158 gene encoding ATP synthase subunit f, mitochondrial-like isoform X1, translated to MASVVPVKDKKLLEVKLGELPSWILMWDFSPSGIFGAFRRGYYQYYNKYINVRKGSISGITMVLACYVLFNYCLSYKHLKHERLRKYH